AAAGAGTAACGGAGGCGCCCAAAGGTTCCCTCAGCCTGGTTGGTAATCAGGTGTTGAGTGTAAGTGCACAAGGGAGCTTGACTGTGAGACCGACGGGTCGAGCAGGGACGAAAGTCGGGACTAGTGATCCGGCGGTGGCTTGTGGAAGCGCCGTCGCTCAACGGATAAAAGGTACCCCGGGGATAACAGGCTGATCTTCCCCAAGAGTCCATATCGACGGGATGGTTTGGCACCTCGATGTCGGCTCGTCGCATCCTGGGGCTGGAGTCGGTCCCAAGGGTTGGGCTGTTCGCCCATTAAAGCGGTACGCGAGCTGGGTTTAGAACGTCGTGAGACAGTTCGGTCCCTATCCGCTGTGCGCGTAGGAATATTGAGAAGGGCTGTCCCTAGTACGAGAGGACCGGGACGGACGAACCTCTGGTGTGCCAGTTGTCCTGCCAAGGGCATGGCTGGTTGGCTACGTTCGGGAGGGATAACCGCTGAAAGCATCTAAGCGGGAAGCCTGCTTCGAGATGAGTATTCCCACCCCCTTGAGGGGTTAAGGCTCCCAGTAGACGACTGGGTTGATAGGCCAGATCTGGAAGGCGGGTAACCGCTGGAGGTGACTGGTACTAATAGGCCGAGGGCTTGTCCTCAGTTGCTCGCGTCCACTGTGTTGGTTCTGAAACCACGAACAACCGTCGTAGCTATGCCACGGCTCCGGTTGACAGTTTCATAGTGTTTCGGTGGTCATAGCGTGAGGGAAACGCCCGGTTACATTCCGAACCCGGAAGCTAAGCCTCACAGCGCCGATGGTACTGCAGGGGGGACCCTGTGGGAGAGTAGGACGCCGCCGAACAATTTTTGAGAAGACCCCCGTGCCGGGGATACCGGTACGGGGGTTTTCTGCGTTCCAGGGCCTTTTTCGTACGGCCGGGCGTCGGTGAATTGAGAAAGACGAAGGAATGGGGGGCGGTCTCCTTATGGAGACCGCCCCCGATTCCTGTTTTCCGGCTACTTCAGGCGGGACGACGCGACGATCGAGACGATGTGGGCCGGCACCAGGAGCCAGACGATCGCCGTCACGGCGATCGTGGCGACGCGGGTGGCGGTCAGGTCGCCGAGGGCCAGGTCGACGACCGCGGTGACGAGCAGCAGAAGAGTGCACTCGATGCCGTTGACCAGGCGGTGGAGGCCGACGGCCGAGGCGAGCCTGCGGACGTTGGCGAGACCGCTGGAGCGCGGGACGACGGACTGATCGGTGGCCTTCTGCATGCCACTGTCGGAGCGTGCCACGTGCACGAGGTCCGAGGACGACTTCAGCAGCAGGACGCCGACGGCCGCCGCGAGCCCCGCGACCAGGTAGGGGTCCAGACCGAGCTGGGCGGCCCGGATGCCCATGCCGACCATGACGGCCGCGTCGGCGAGGTAGGCGCCGAGCCGGTCCAGGTAGACGCCGAGCGGGCTGAACTGGCGCCGCCAGCGCGCCACTTCACCGTCCACGCAGTCGAGCAGCAGGTACAGCTGCATGAACAGGACGGAGAGGACCGCGCCGCCGAGGCCCGGCAGGATCAGGGCGACTCCGGACAGGACACCCGCGGCCACCATGATCACGGTGATCTGGTTCGGCGAGATACGGGCGTCGACGAGCCGGAGGGTCACCCGGAGGGACAGGGACCTCATGTAGAGGCGGCCGGCCCAGTGTTCGGCCCTGCTGTCCAGCTTGCCCTCGGGATGAATGACGGTGCGGAGTTCCTCGAGTTGGACCTTGGCCATGCGGTGTTTCTCCCTGACGAGCCGATGCTGTAGCGGTTGTTGGCTGGAGCTGTCGTACAAGGGAAGAGCATGACGGGGGGTGGGCAGACGGCGTTCGGCAGGGTGGATATCCGGGTGAGCGATGGTGCGGCGCCGTACTACCGTGACCCTCATGACCCACGTGATCCGTTCCATATGGCCCGACGAGTGGCGCCAGGTGAAGGAGCTCAGGCTCGACGCACTCCGGGACCCCGTCGCTCATCTCGCGTTCCTGGAGACCTACGAGGACGCGTCCGCCAAGGCCGACGGCTTCTGGAAGGAGCGGGCGGCCGGCGCTGCCGTGGGCGTCGAGCAGCGGCAGCAGCTCGTCGCGGTCGGCGAGGACGGAGCGTGGGGCGGGTCCGTGACCGTTCTGGTCGAGGAGGCCGGGTCGGTCGACCCGTTCGGGCAGGTCACCGAGCAGAGCCAGGGACATCTGGTGGGGGTCTTCGTACGGCCCGAGCACCGGGGGAGCGCGGCCGGGGTGACCCAGGCACTCTTCGACGCCGCTCTCGTGTGGTCCTGGGGGATCGGACTGGAGCGCGTACGGCTCTTCGTCCACGAGAAGAACAGCCGGGCGGAGGCGTTCTACCGGAAGGCCGGTTTCCGTCCCACCGGGAACACCGTGCCGATGCCCGGGGACACCGGGGAGCTGGAGCTGGAGTTCGTGATCACCCGGAGCGAGTGACGGAGCGCCCTCCGGTATCCGGCGCGGCGGCCTAGGATTCCCGGGGAGGATCGCAGCCGTCCCGGGGGAGCAGACGTGGAACTCGCCGCTGTCGGAACGAGGTTGGCCTCGGCCGCCGTGGGCCCTCTCGTGAAGAGACTGTTCGTCACCGAAGGACCCGGTGCCGGGCTCGTCGACCGGCCGATCCGTATCTCCGGGTATGTCTCCTTCACCGGGGAGAAGCGCTCCCTCACCGAGGCGGACGTCCGTGAACTCGCGGCGAAGCTGGTCCGGCAGGGGCTGCGGAGCGGCGAACGGGCCATCGCGGACGCCGAGGAACAGGCCGTCGTCGACGCGCTCGGCGCCACGCTCCACGCACTCGGTGACCTCACCCTCACCGACCTCGACGCCGTACGGCTGGGGCACCAGGAGTTCGCGCGGGAGCTGCGGCGGGCCGGTGACCGTCCCGAGCGCCGTCTGAGTTCCGCGGCGACGTACTTCTACGAGCGGCTGGTCGACACCGCCTGTCTGCACATCCTGCAGTTCTTCACGCAGCGGTCGACGTTCGTCGCGCACGCTCTGGTGGAGCAGGCCCGGGGCCTCGACGAACTCATCTCCAAGGTGGACGAGTTGGTCCGGCGCAGCCCCCTGCCGGGCGGCGAGGACGCCGCCTTCGAGCAGCGGTATCTGGAGCATCTGCGCAAGAAGCACGGGAAGCTCACCATCCACGGGATCGACCTGAGCAGCTCGCCCACGCGGTGGCCGCTGGATGTGGCGTACCTGAACCTGGAGACGACCCGTCGGGTGCCGAGTCCGGCGCCCCGGGGGGAGACCGGGCAGGCCTATCAGCGGGCGCTCGCCGACGGGACCGAACCCGCCGACCAGGTCCTCGACGCCGACCGTCGGGTGCTGCTGCGCGGTGAGGCGGGTTCCGGGAAGAGCACGCTCGTGCAGTGGCTGGCCGTCACCGCCGCCCGCGGGGGGTCGACCGGGCGGCTGGACCACCTCGACGGCCGGGTGCCCTTCGTCCTGCCGCTCCGTACCCTCACACGCCACGGCCTGCGGCTGCCCAACCCCCGTGACCTGCTCGCCGCGACCGGCTGCCCGTTGGCCGGCGGGCAGCCGGACGGATGGGAGGACCGGGTGCTCCTCGCCGGACGCGGGTTGATCCTCGTCGACGGGATCGACGAGGTCCCCGAGCCCGAGCGGGAACGGACCCGCGGCTGGCTGCGGGACCTGATGGAGACGTACGACGGGGAGAACCGCTGGCTGGTCACGTCCAGGCCCTCCGCCGTAGGCCACGACTGGCTGGTCGAGGACGGGTTCCGCGAGGTGACGCTCTCCGCCATGGGACCGGCCGACGTCGCGGCCTTCATCGGGCGGTGGCACGCGGCGGCCGGCGCGGGTTCGGACGACGGGGGCGAGCTGGACCGGTACACGGCACAGCTCCGTACGGCCGTGCGGACGCAGCCGGACCTGGGGCGGCTCGCCACCAACCCGCTGATGTGCGGCTTGATCTGTGCCCTCCACCATGACCGGCGCGGCTCCCTGCCCCACGGCCGCAAGGACCTGTACGAGGCCGCTCTGTCGATGCTGCTCAGCCGCCGCGACCGGGAGCGGGACATGGCGCTTCCCGCGCTCCGCGAGGAGCCGCAGCTGGCGGTGCTCCAACTCCTCGCCTACTGGCTCATCAAGAACGGCCGTACCGAGATGGACCGTTCACGGGCGGAGGCCATCGTGGCCCGGGTGCTGCCGGCGATCCCCGAGGTCGCGGAGCTGGGCGGGGCGCCGGCCGTCCTCGACCACTTCGTCCAGCGCAGCGGCCTGGTGCGCGAACCCGCGCCCGGCACCGTGGATTTCGTCCACCGGACCTTCCAGGACTTCCTCGGTGCGCGGGCCGCCGTCGAGGAGGGCGACTTCGGGCTGCTGGTCGAGCACGCGGACGACGACCAGTGGGAGGACGTGATCCGCATGGCCGTCGCGCTCGCCCGCCCCCGGGAGCGCGAGGCGATCTTCCGGGAGCTGTTGGCGCGGGGGGAACATGCACCGGACCAGCGGGTACGGGCGCGGATCCACCTGCTCGCGGCGGCCTGCCTCGAGCACGCCACGTCGCTC
The window above is part of the Streptomyces sp. NBC_01428 genome. Proteins encoded here:
- a CDS encoding CDP-alcohol phosphatidyltransferase family protein yields the protein MAKVQLEELRTVIHPEGKLDSRAEHWAGRLYMRSLSLRVTLRLVDARISPNQITVIMVAAGVLSGVALILPGLGGAVLSVLFMQLYLLLDCVDGEVARWRRQFSPLGVYLDRLGAYLADAAVMVGMGIRAAQLGLDPYLVAGLAAAVGVLLLKSSSDLVHVARSDSGMQKATDQSVVPRSSGLANVRRLASAVGLHRLVNGIECTLLLLVTAVVDLALGDLTATRVATIAVTAIVWLLVPAHIVSIVASSRLK
- a CDS encoding GNAT family N-acetyltransferase, which translates into the protein MTHVIRSIWPDEWRQVKELRLDALRDPVAHLAFLETYEDASAKADGFWKERAAGAAVGVEQRQQLVAVGEDGAWGGSVTVLVEEAGSVDPFGQVTEQSQGHLVGVFVRPEHRGSAAGVTQALFDAALVWSWGIGLERVRLFVHEKNSRAEAFYRKAGFRPTGNTVPMPGDTGELELEFVITRSE
- a CDS encoding NACHT domain-containing protein; the encoded protein is MELAAVGTRLASAAVGPLVKRLFVTEGPGAGLVDRPIRISGYVSFTGEKRSLTEADVRELAAKLVRQGLRSGERAIADAEEQAVVDALGATLHALGDLTLTDLDAVRLGHQEFARELRRAGDRPERRLSSAATYFYERLVDTACLHILQFFTQRSTFVAHALVEQARGLDELISKVDELVRRSPLPGGEDAAFEQRYLEHLRKKHGKLTIHGIDLSSSPTRWPLDVAYLNLETTRRVPSPAPRGETGQAYQRALADGTEPADQVLDADRRVLLRGEAGSGKSTLVQWLAVTAARGGSTGRLDHLDGRVPFVLPLRTLTRHGLRLPNPRDLLAATGCPLAGGQPDGWEDRVLLAGRGLILVDGIDEVPEPERERTRGWLRDLMETYDGENRWLVTSRPSAVGHDWLVEDGFREVTLSAMGPADVAAFIGRWHAAAGAGSDDGGELDRYTAQLRTAVRTQPDLGRLATNPLMCGLICALHHDRRGSLPHGRKDLYEAALSMLLSRRDRERDMALPALREEPQLAVLQLLAYWLIKNGRTEMDRSRAEAIVARVLPAIPEVAELGGAPAVLDHFVQRSGLVREPAPGTVDFVHRTFQDFLGARAAVEEGDFGLLVEHADDDQWEDVIRMAVALARPREREAIFRELLARGEHAPDQRVRARIHLLAAACLEHATSLAPSVREAVERATAALVPPGNEEEARALADVGPLILHLLPGPGDLDDDMAAYRTVIAASHIASDAAVAFLARFTGHPFVRVRAQLMWAWSRFDSARYADEVIGRLDPEGLIHTVRTDEQLGHLRRLGRVPESMDVRAGVSVAALASYLAVHRVRELTLPEGMVAGVRAALGEVSVDVDADPVRGADGRVRVVRLTLDG